From the Comamonas sp. lk genome, the window AGCACGAAAGAGAGAAGTCGTTTGGTCATGGAGGGCACGTTTCTTGCATACATTGTAGTCATTCCCTTTTTGGCGCCGCCGCAAACATACACTGGCCCGGATCAAAACCTCGCCATACGGGTATGAAAAAGCCCGCTCAGGCAGACCTGGCGGGCTTTTGGGATGTACAAGCTGCGCTCGCCGTATCAGCCCTTGCGGCTGGACACGATCAGGGCATTGACCACGCGCAACACATTTTCCATGTTGCCGGCCTTGGTGCCATCCGTGTAGTACTTGCCGGCCACGCCCATGGCAGGCACGCCTTCCACGTCGTAGGCCTGCTGCAGCTGGGTGGCCTTGCGCACCTGGTTGGAGACGGTAAAGGAGTTGTACATCTCCTTGAACTTGGCCACATCCACGCCCTGCTTGCCGGCCCATTCGAAGATGGCGTCATCGGTGGCCAGACGGTTGCGTTCCACGTGAATGGCGTGGAAGGCCTTGGCGTGCAGCGTACCCAGCAGATTCATGCCTTCCAGGGTGTAGTACAGCTTTTGCTGAGGCACAAAAGAGGCATTGAAGGCCACGGGCACGCGGTTGACCACCACATCGGCAGGCGCTGCGTTCTTCCAGGCCGCAAACGTGGGCTCGAAAACATTGCAGTGCGGGCAGCTATACCAGAAGAACTCGATCACCTCGACCTTGCCGGCGGGCGCGCTAACAGGGGCTTGCTTGCTGAGCTTGAGGTAGTCCTTGCCTTCCTTGAAGCCTGCGGCCTGAGCCCAGGTGGCAGAGGAACCCAGTGTCAAAGCACCAGTGGCTGCAGCAGATGCAACCAGAGAAAATTCGCGGCGTTTCATCAAAACCAACTCCTAAATCAGGTCTGCAGTGTCAGAGGCCATCAGCCATAA encodes:
- a CDS encoding thiol:disulfide interchange protein DsbA/DsbL, with amino-acid sequence MKRREFSLVASAAATGALTLGSSATWAQAAGFKEGKDYLKLSKQAPVSAPAGKVEVIEFFWYSCPHCNVFEPTFAAWKNAAPADVVVNRVPVAFNASFVPQQKLYYTLEGMNLLGTLHAKAFHAIHVERNRLATDDAIFEWAGKQGVDVAKFKEMYNSFTVSNQVRKATQLQQAYDVEGVPAMGVAGKYYTDGTKAGNMENVLRVVNALIVSSRKG